The DNA window AGATACTATTTTGTAGAAATTAACCAGTTCAATTAACTTCTGGTCATTTCAGTAATATTAAGGTACAtgtattatcttttaaaaaaaaaattgttttgtttttcagttgatAACATGGGAAGAGTGGTCCTTGCTGGAGGAGCTGTAGTTGGTCTTGGGGCTTTATGTTACTATGGATTGGGGATGTCAAATGAAATTGGTGCCATTGAAAAAGCTGTGtaagtaaatgaaatataatCCCATTGACTGAGACCAAATTGTCTTTGAACTACAGGTACCACTACAAAACCCAACATGCTTTGATTGCAGTTAAGCTGAAAATCAAGAGGCTGCATGTGCTCCTAATTAAATACCTGAATattagcaacaacaaaaaacaaaaaaaatgtattggggAACATTTCTGGGTTTTGACCAGATCAGAATGTAATGAATAGTAAGTACTACAAACATGACTTACACGATAACTTTTCATAACTCTATTTAATTACAGTTAGTGTTCTGCTTTTTACTCCCCCCAACAGGATCTGGCCTCAGTATGTGAAAGACAGAATCCACTCTACATACATGTACTTTGCAGGAAGTGTAGGGATGACAGCATTGTCTGCTGTAGCAGTCAGCAGATCGCCGATGCTTATGAACCTGATGATGAGGGGCTCTTGGCTGGTAAGAACAATCTACCACACAGTATAATTTTTTACCCATATGAATGAGGGAAGGCtattcattgcatttattttgtaaaaaaataagtgaatgCAAATTTGATTTCTCCAGATATGGTAGTGTGTCGCCTATCTGACTGGTGGGAGcggagtaagggcggatatttaaaaaggcagataaatgaatgctgttttaaataccattatacacagctgttaCAATTACTATGTTCACTCAGTTGTTGTTTTAGTGATTCAGCTTTCATTATGGAGCTCCCCTTAATCCCTTCTTTAGAAAccgctcatgtgacactaccagctaTGGTAGCGCACGGAATACATagaacacagtgtacgaaaacacTTGAATTAATCTTTGAACTACTTTTCTCTGTTCTCCTACTCACCTAGCTGTCTGTAGTTTCGATTTGCTTACACACTCTTTGGTATCCAAAGAGTGACGCCCCGCTGGAACACACGTACCTGCTGATTATATTCCacagctggtaatcacacacagcagacaggctcttCCAGGAGCGCCAGGTACTTCattcattaattacaataaatgcgcactatataaaatatacatttacacaaaaaacactgTTCATGCTCAGGGctcctgctctgccacagtgctgtatacacttacattagtgtcagtttacacagtagcaaaatgcatagcattacgagaaaaaaaaaaaaaaaactttgtacaaCCTGCtttcgctttcctgtagccattctGCATTAGCATTGTACACGTGGGTGActttgctgaagagcttgatcatggtggataaacgattagggtggatatgtgatgggCTGATATACGGCAGATTACTGTATCTGCCTTAGAAGACAGTATAATAAGTTTGATTCTCAAATTTAAGGTACACTACAGGCATTTGTTTAAAATCCAAACAACTATGCATTTATAGTTTGTCTTTGACTAAAAATTCAGTTTCCAACAATCCGTATAATCACTGGTAGCAACTCCTATACACAGTTGATAAGATTTTTAGCCACAAGAGGGTGCTTTTCAAAAGACCTCTTAGCTTTCTGCAGTGTAAATTTATCCATGCAAGTGTTCTGAAATGGTGATAAGACCAGATTGCTGTTACTTAAAGCTGTGTAATAGCCATTCTACTTCTGGAGTAGATCATGCAATCTCTGCTTAGTACTTGATTTGCTGTCAGTTTCATCTTAATTTGTACTACACATTCatgaaatgtgtttaatactgtaAGCACATTTGAATATCCCATATAGGAAATCAGAATAACAATGAAACAGTAAATCTGCTCTTTTAGTTACAGGGGATTGAACAATTATATTCaatatacattcaaatatattaGTAGTACACTTCACCAATTTTGtgacattacattttcaaaacatataGAACATTTCTACTGAAAGTGGGGGCTTGAAACTCATTCTCATAGATTTCTTACTATTTGTTAGGAAgttaatattttaatcaaaatgtgtGTTGCTTGGACTTAAACATTTATTAAGTGCTTTAAAATGTCCACTATTGTGGTAGTGTAGTGTTTCTGAGGATTAccattggaggctgtgtggtgcagtggttaacaggcttgtaaccaggaggtacccagttcaaatctcagctcagccactgactcagtgtgtgaccctgagcaagtcacttaacctccttgtgctctgtctttggggtgagacgttgttgtaagtgactcttcagctgatgcatagttcacacaccctagtcttgtatcttgtaaagcgctttgtgatggtggtccactatgaaaggcgctatataaaaataaagattgttattattacCATTGTCACATAATTAAGTATTGCATGTTTGTGCCAGAatgtaaactcttttttttttctaggctatAGGTGCAACATTTGCTGCCATGATAGGGGCAGGAATGGTAGTCAGGTCAATATCCTATGACCAGAGCCCAGGTCCCAAACACCTTGCCTGGATGTTGTATGCAGGTACGTTTTAGACTatttggggctgatgtaaggatatgtgcagAGTGATTTTCAGCAGCAAAACATCCCTATTGCGGCTAAAATCAGTGGGACTTCTttgtcttattatatatttaaggtaaggcaagtttatttttctgttaaaagtgcacCCAGCTGTAATGTTCTGCTGctcggctgtacagaattcctggggagaaccctggcctatccttacatcagcccctttatATCCTAGTCCTATAAAACTTGAGCATTGATTTAACTGTGCATATCAGAGTTTTTCTATTATTAATGAGTGCTGGTTGTCGGATCCCTCAGTATTTTGCTTGCATCTGTCAAAGTTATATAAAAGTGTCCAAGGTATGTGTTTTAGACTCAAGGATTACAGTGCTAACCCACTGTAACTCGACCTGTTAcagtgcggaatcggttataacatggtaagatcatggctcccatttcccccataatgcaatttaaCTCACAAATATAGGGTGAGCATTGCAGATATACAGTACGAAGCATGGGAGACAGTAAAAAAACTAAAGTCTTTTTCTGTATAgaactgtatattgtattttactaATCAAGAGCATTGCCACTCACCTCCAGAAAAGgcttttgcaaaaagaaaaataaaaaccaaaaatagaATTGAAAATTCCGGTCTCATCACCTTTGTTgtatgtagaacaagttacattTCTCACTTAATTTctgtttatagttttaaaacagttaaaaatgatTAATGTATAAATAAGAGCTCTATCCAGGGGAAGAATGGTAGGCTACACACAGTCTTAcatgttccttgtttgttttgtttaaaaaataaataaataaatatatttgttctaTTCTGACTACATTTTCTAAACCAaaagttgttatttttgtgttattcatATCTTAAGTACCAGCTGTACCTTCTTATTGTACCACAAGATGGCAACCACACCAAGCATTAAGTAAGGGAAGATAAACGGAAGGCTAACATGATATTTATGTAAATTCTCAGTGTTTTGTTGCATATCTTGTGGAAGGacagtttcagtttaaaaaaaattataaaaaaagttacattactgATTTGGCATTTTAGTTGACCAAATGATGAAACTGATGGGTGAAACCACCAGTAGGCATTCTGATTGAGTGCATGAGGGTCGTGAACATGAGATcatatgtgtattattattattattatttttttttaatgaaggtgTAATGGGTGCCGTGGTGGCTCCAGTGACTCTTCTAGGGGGTCCTCTGCTGATCCGTGCTGCCTGGTACACCGCTGGTATTGTGGGAGGTCTTTCTACTGTGGCAATGTGTGCCCCTAGTGAGAAGTTCCTAAACATGGGCGGTCCATTGGCTGTGGGCTTAGGGCTGGTTTTTGCTTCATCAATTGGTGAGTAGATTGTTCAGTGTTTTAGTATTTTCTTTATTAGTGTACAGTGGTATTTCAGATTGTAAGTGGAAAGTGCTTTTTTTACTACCACCCAGTTTTCTTGACAAAGCAGTAAACTGTTGGAGAATTCCTAATGAAAAGACAAAGCAGTACTTCCAGCTATGAGGAAGAGGTTATTTTACCAGTAGATACTACAAAACTAATAGTATAAATAGCATTAGACAAAATGTAGTTTAGTTGACCCAGAACCAGAATTTAGTTGGTCACTATTGGTTACCACTCAAATTAATTGTAGCAGAATTAAAATATACAGAGGGGAATCTTAAACCATTTTGTcgtcttggtttctggtcacactcccccactgacaaagaatgcttttagaaagagtcgtaaactaattGCTCTACAAGTGTTTTTTTGATTGAATCATTTAGACGCCAGCAGTATCTTGCAGAAGGCGAGCCAGACAGTTAAGTATGCTTTGACACTTTGGACAGTGAACAGTTCCCCTCATAAATAGAGCCGACGGGTCAAAATCACAGACCAGttgagaacaatgggctgtctctgaacgagaacaaccaatgagaaacaccccacgtggactcgggcacagcccaaaataaccaaacaggGTGGAAGTCAGAACAACAAAACTAGCCGCACGACTTTCAAAAGATGTGTGCTGGAGGTGTGTGTACCCATGAGAAGGCGTGAGTTTGCCCCACAGAGGAACAGCGCTCCAGGCAATAGAAAGAAGGGAGCTCCACCCGCTTGAAGTGGCATGGAGTTCGGAGGAAtgaaatggaagctaaactgctctgaagaaagttgcaGAATCATGGGAGCAGAAGTGCTCGAATTCACGGAAAGCAAgaaagaaccaatgttctgaagaatggctacAGTCAGCTTTGAAGAGAGCCATAGCTCTTTGCCCTGTCAGAGACTGAATCAGTAAATGGAAGCAAAGCCAGCAGCTGGACCTAAGGTCATGTATTAtccgtacagaagaattgcaacaagaacattTCTACAAAGTACATAACTCTTCAATTGCAATGCATCATCTGAACTGGGTTActtctgatcaacggaactatttcCAGAtagaaaactgccaacaacaactaTAATGCTTCAagacttggagatcaacaagctgatctccatttgaaaagaactgtttgtttattctgaGCTTAGCAATACAATTTGTGCAGCAAAGTACCGTCTTCATTGGAACTTCGGAtccagagagctgcagtattcatcaacACGGATTGACTTCTTTATATGGAAAtctaagtattcaacatgtctaatattaattgttttatgaCTCGAAAGTAACAGAAgaaaatgctatcaagttaagtggataaACTAGTCTAGGAATAGactataacttcctgttttagagtgtgtaagaaatgtattttgtttgttgaaatgtgaaaCTCAAAGGAGTTAcctcataaatgcagagaatttgttcattgccccatttctgagtttatatattcaaattatcaactgaggttgatagcATATTCTTAGTTTGATACAACACGTCTAAAATAAATttacacagtaaaactaatttgttaaattaggttCTGGAATGTTGAATTCCGTTCTAATTGGGAATTTGAAGTAATTCTCATACATATTGACATGAttgattacaacgagaaacgggtattgaaaatactaatgcaaaatagACACTGTGTGATAAGCCATATTCAATATTGGTATATTAATCATGTATGCTGaagatgttatggtcgttgtaatcatttgacagtggaatcaatgaactgtacaGTATTGATGCATATCTCTAATCATTCTGCATTCTGTAATATTAGGTTAGTTGTGCatccctttttattcttaaataactattattttatatttctgacacgtgtGAAAGTCTGTTATTGCCAAGGGAATCCAAGTTCTACGTGATTgcaccaaactattatggtatgtctcagttattaacatttggacgttATAAgggcgcctagagactaatttatatacaatagtttacagaagtattcacccccctgcaaagttttcacattttgttggcacttgagcgtactccacgacactttgAAATTTGATTTTACAtgcagaatctacacaaactactccacattgataaagttaaaaaaaatataaataagtaagatttacagagaaaaacagattaatctcagttgcatcaGTATTCAAccacaaaaatggaacttttctgtctaaattcaggcccaacactgcacatcgcCAAGTCAgcaccatcccagctgtcaagcatggtggtggcagcctcatgttatgggaatgcttctgttcagcagggactgagaagcttgtcaggatagagaggagaatggatggtgcaaaatacaggtgaatccttgaggaaaacctgtttgagtcagccaagactctgaaactggggaggaaattcacatttcagcaggacaatgacccgaagca is part of the Polyodon spathula isolate WHYD16114869_AA chromosome 13, ASM1765450v1, whole genome shotgun sequence genome and encodes:
- the LOC121325901 gene encoding growth hormone-inducible transmembrane protein-like: MLVTRLVCLHSLPAFGLRSALTQASPALRNSGLKSSLPLLQLNQGYATKARFGFRHSKTAKEGIKEAAFKPAMETAIKFDNMGRVVLAGGAVVGLGALCYYGLGMSNEIGAIEKAVIWPQYVKDRIHSTYMYFAGSVGMTALSAVAVSRSPMLMNLMMRGSWLAIGATFAAMIGAGMVVRSISYDQSPGPKHLAWMLYAGVMGAVVAPVTLLGGPLLIRAAWYTAGIVGGLSTVAMCAPSEKFLNMGGPLAVGLGLVFASSIGSMFLPPTSAFGAGLYSVAIYGGLILFGMFLLYDTQKVIKRAESYPVYGVQKYDPINSCLGIYTDTLNIFIRVVTILANGGGSKRK